In one window of Miscanthus floridulus cultivar M001 chromosome 12, ASM1932011v1, whole genome shotgun sequence DNA:
- the LOC136496826 gene encoding zinc finger BED domain-containing protein RICESLEEPER 2-like, whose protein sequence is MARPPKRPLRGGAGAAGGRGRARLSGSSAGGSGLATRGENQHPLGDGEDQAPYADDLLEVEDDDDIRDDAAGLFGIDLGDGNQPIDVDGDDDDGGVEVSTDTHGTSSGKKVSAVWDYFHEIKEKGIRVRAICKHCHARYTARSAAGTGHLRRHMNSCMKKRDQASLVQSKLALNPDGLNNWVYDPLIARTELCRLIARLDLPLGIGETDAWEDYIKRAHNPLFQKVSRQTTTRDMSKLFDEQRDMLMKSVLPTASSVSLTSDIWSGNAKEDYISVVAHYVSADWELQKKVIGLRLIDVSHSGDNIADRIASVVEEFGLIDKVFSVSLDNASANSRAYEILQPMFFGYLGSYPAPTPTDPNKVQYLLVHQRCACHIINLIVKSGMKRLKPYTEDFRTAISFLNSSNQRIALFKNYCKAQGLRPRKFGLDMDVRWNSTFLMLKHLLPYKEVFDVFITSNYGSTLLTAQHWHVAEQIMIFLELFYNSTVVLSGVYYPTTPLVLHHMLDMVEHLQNAERDANFRMIATPMKLKFLKYWEKIPLIYSYAFILDPRAKMKGFFNVLELLAKATGCIYSSYYADVKDELYKLFGNYEQKFGAVRSQRVSIPSAHTGKTKQAWGRIFGGPGDSPVSSSPSAHTPSVVSELKAYLDSDPVTCYEESFDILLWWRDHKLTYPILSIMARDIMSVPVSTVSSESCFSCTSRILEDRRRRLLPEHVEMLTCIKDWEQGARREQHTPEDLDLEEAFKNLFLDEQGEGSGSGSVSGSGGTAGAGAGAAGG, encoded by the coding sequence ATGGCCAGGCCGCCCAAGCGCCCGTTGAGGGGCGGTGCTGGTGCTGCTGGAGGTCGAGGTCGGGCACGGCTGTCCGGCTCGTCCGCGGGCGGTTCTGGCCTCGCAACGCGGGGGGAGAATCAGCATCCCCTCGGCGACGGCGAGGACCAGGCGCCGTACGCGGATGACCTGCTGGAagtcgaggacgacgacgacatacGTGATGATGCAGCCGGTCTGTTCGGCATCGACCTCGGTGACGGCAACCAGCCCATCGATGTcgatggcgacgacgacgatggtggaGTTGAGGTATCCACTGACACTCATGGTACCTCCTCTGGTAAGAAAGTTTCTGCTGTTTGGGATTACTTCCATGAGATTAAGGAGAAGGGAATTCGAGTACGTGCCATCTGTAAACATTGTCATGCGCGATACACTGCTAGATCGGCCGCTGGCACTGGCCATTTGAGACGGCACATgaattcttgtatgaaaaaacgTGATCAGGCTAGTCTTGTCCAGTCTAAGCTTGCTCTGAATCCTGATGGTTTGAACAATTGGGTGTATGATCCTTTGATTGCTCGCACTGAGTTGTGCCGTTTGATTGCTAGGCTAGACCTTCCTTTAGGGATAGGTGAGACTGATGCTTGGGAGGATTACATTAAGCGTGCTCATAATCCTCTGTTCCAAAAGGTTTCTAggcagaccaccactagagatatgTCTAAACTGTTTGATGAACAACGTGATATGCTTATGAAATCTGTGTTGCCTACTGCATCTTCTGTTTCTTTGACATCtgatatttggtctggtaatgctaaagagGATTATATATCTGTGGTTGCTCATTATGTTagtgctgattgggagttacagaaaaaaGTAATTGGTTTAAGGCTGATtgatgtttcacattctggtgataacattgctgataggattgctagtgtggttgaggagtttggtttGATAGACAAGGTATTTTCTGTgtctctagacaatgcttctgcTAATTCTAGGGCATATGAGATTTTGCAGCCTATGTTCTTTGGTTATTTGGGTTCTTATCCTGCACCTACCCCCACTGATCCTAACAAGGTGCAGTACTTGCTTGTGCATCAGCGTTGTGCATGCCATATCATCAATCTTATTGTTAAATCTGGCAtgaagaggttgaaaccttataCTGAAGATTTCAGAACTGCAATAAGTTttttaaattcctctaatcaaagaattgcattgtttAAAAACTACTGCAAGGCTCAGGGTCTTAGACCTAGGAAGTTTGGCTTggacatggatgttagatggaattctacttTTTTGATGCTCAAACATTTGCTGCCATACAAAGAAGTCTTTGATGTGTTTATTACCTCTAATTATGGTTCTACTTTATTGACTGCACAGCATTGGCATGTTGCTGAACAAATAATGATATTCCTAGAACTCTTCTATAACTCTACTGTTGTGCTGTCTGGGGTTTATTATCCCACAACTCCACTTGTTTTGCACCATATGCTTGACATGGTTGAACATTTGCAAAATGCTGAAAGAGATGCTAATTTTAGAATGATTGCtactcctatgaagcttaaattccttaaatattgggagaaaattccactcatttattcatatgcattcattcttgatcctagagctaagatgaaagGGTTCTTTAATGTGCTTGAATTGCTTGCTAAGGCAACTGGATGCATTTATAGTTCATACTATGCTGATGtaaaagatgaattgtataaatTGTTTGGCAATTATGAACAGAAATTTGGTGCAGTGAGGTCTCAGAGGGTTTCAATCCCTTCAGCTCATACTGGTAAGACAAAACAGGCATGGGGAAGGATCTTTGGAGGTCCTGGTGATTCCCCTGTCTCTTCTTCCCCCTCAGCTCATACTCCATCTGTTGTTAGTGAGCTCAAAGCATACTTGGACAGTGACCCTGTCACATGTTATGAGGAATCCTTTGACATACtcctctggtggcgtgaccacaagctaacTTATCCAATCCTGTCTATTatggctagagatattatgtcTGTCCCTGTGTCTACTGTCTCTTCCGAGTCCTGTTTCAGCTGTACATCCAGGATACTCGAAGATCGGCGGCGGCGCTTGTTGCCTGAGCATGTTGAGATGCTCACCTGCATCAAGGACTGGGAGCAAGGTGCAAGAAGAGAACAGCATACACCTGAGGACCTGGACCTTGAGGAGGCATTCAAGAACCTCTTCCTCGATGAACAAGGCGAAGGCAGCGGCTCCGGCAGTGTCAGCGGCAGCGGCGgtactgctggtgctggtgctggtgctgctggtggatag
- the LOC136496827 gene encoding serine/threonine-protein kinase OXI1-like, with protein MTAVAAPPPRQLSLEDLKAVSVLGRGAKGVVFHVVHAPGGESDGDGESGAGAAAMALKAVSREAARHKKAASEDGDGHRRIWFERDVLLALCHPLLPSLRGILATDAVVGFAIDLCGGGDLNSLRRRQTEKMFSDSVIRFYAAELVLALEYLHSLGIVYRDLKPENVLIQDSGHIMLVDFDLSTRLPAPPQEPDAPVTSPKPAPPVTAPSPSRGRTRKPAGAALCFPFGTGSAAKPAADSPSPLSTSRTASSSSSSSTATTASSSAASAGARTPAKSNSFVGTEDYVAPEIIAGRGHDFAVDWWGLGVVLYEMLYGRTPFRGQNRKETFYRVLAKQPELVGEQTPLRDLIARLLEKDPEKRIGARGVKAHPFFRGVDWDRILQVARPPFIPTPPPQDEDGDGALDVEKVVREVFASNDAEAAKAGEGGKASPVADGGRVGGDGDGRRDQSKDGDFSVFF; from the exons ATGACGGCCgtcgcggcgccgccgccgaggcagCTGAGCCTGGAGGACCTCAAGGCGGTGTCCGTGCTCGGGCGTGGCGCCAAGGGCGTCGTGTTCCACGTCGTGCACGCCCCCGGCGGGGAAtcggacggcgacggcgagagcgGCGCCGGGGCCGCGGCCATGGCGCTCAAGGCGGTCTCGCGGGAGGCCGCGCGGCACAAGAAGGCGGCCAGCGAGGACGGGGACGGCCACCGCCGGATCTGGTTCGAGCGGGACGTGCTCCTGGCGCTATGCCACCCGCTGCTCCCCTCCCTGCGCGGCATCCTCGCCACCGACGCCGTCGTCGGCTTCGCCATCGACCTCTGCGGCGGCGGGGACCTCAACTCGCTCCGGCGGCGGCAGACCGAGAAGATGTTCTCCGACTCCGTCATACG GTTCTACGCGGCGGAGCTGGTGCTGGCGCTCGAGTACCTGCACAGCCTCGGCATCGTGTACCGGGACCTCAAGCCGGAGAACGTCCTCATCCAGGACAGTGGCCACATCATGCTCGTCGATTTCGACCTCTCCACGCGGCTCCCGGCGCCGCCGCAGGAGCCGGACGCGCCGGTCACCAGTCCCAAGCCGGCGCCTCCGGTCACCGCGCCGTCGCCGAGCCGCGGGAGAACAAGGAAGCCGGCGGGCGCCGCCCTGTGCTTCCCATTCGGCACCGGCAGCGCCGCGAAGCCTGCCGCGGACTCGCCGTCGCCGCTGTCCACCTCGCGGacggcctcctcctcgtcgtcgtcctcgacgGCGACCACGGCCTCCTCCTCAGCGGCCTCGGCCGGCGCGCGGACTCCCGCGAAGTCCAACTCGTTCGTGGGGACGGAGGACTACGTGGCGCCCGAGATCATCGCCGGGCGCGGCCACGACTTCGCCGTGGACTGGTGGGGCCTGGGCGTGGTGCTCTACGAGATGCTCTACGGCCGCACGCCGTTCCGGGGGCAGAACCGTAAGGAGACCTTCTACCGCGTCCTCGCCAAGCAGCCGGAGCTCGTCGGCGAGCAGACGCCGCTGCGGGACCTCATCGCCCGCCTCCTCGAGAAGGACCCCGAGAAGCGCATCGGCGCGCGCGGCGTCAAGGCCCACCCCTTCTTCCGCGGCGTCGACTGGGACCGCATCCTGCAGGTTGCGCGCCCACCGTTcatcccgacgccgccgccgcaggaCGAGGACGGCGACGGGGCGCTTGACGTCGAGAAGGTCGTCCGCGAGGTGTTCGCGTCCAATGACGCCGAGGCCGCAAAGGCGGGCGAGGGCGGGAAGGCCTCGCCTGTGGCAGACGGAGGCCGTGTCGGCGGTGACGGCGACGGGAGGAGAGATCAGTCCAAAGATGGTGATTTCTCCGTGTTCTTCTGA